One part of the Desulfonema ishimotonii genome encodes these proteins:
- a CDS encoding IS110 family transposase, giving the protein MDVSKDKLDIHIRPSGEFSDVANSPEGIGSLKDRLVPLAPEKVVTEATGGFESLATDIPGKSGLPVIVINAARIRGFATAVGRFAKTDPIDAEIIALFAETVCPDHRKLPDEKTRELSELTNRRCQLMKMRTAEKNRLTVSGGPARD; this is encoded by the coding sequence ATTGATGTTTCAAAAGACAAATTGGATATTCACATTCGTCCTTCCGGTGAGTTCTCTGATGTTGCGAACAGCCCCGAAGGTATCGGGAGCCTGAAAGACCGTCTGGTCCCCCTGGCCCCGGAAAAAGTTGTAACGGAGGCAACTGGCGGCTTTGAATCCCTGGCCACCGACATACCTGGCAAGTCCGGTCTGCCCGTAATTGTCATAAACGCCGCAAGGATCCGGGGATTTGCCACGGCGGTCGGACGGTTTGCCAAAACCGATCCGATCGATGCTGAGATCATCGCCCTTTTTGCCGAAACTGTCTGCCCTGACCATCGGAAACTCCCGGATGAGAAAACCCGGGAACTTTCCGAGCTGACCAATCGCCGCTGTCAGCTTATGAAAATGAGAACAGCGGAAAAAAACCGCCTGACCGTCTCAGGAGGCCCGGCCCGTGACTGA
- a CDS encoding transposase has translation MITFINRQMTGIENEILRIIASCSVRKRKAKILKSIPGIGPVISGVLISQMPELGQIGRKQIAALAGLAPFNRDSGRTRGRRHIYGGRAAVRCQLHMGVLSAIRYNSAIKKFYKRLIEAGKIPKVAMVACARKLLVIANTMIKNNTLWRENDAKNA, from the coding sequence ATGATCACGTTTATCAATCGCCAGATGACGGGGATTGAAAATGAGATACTCCGGATCATCGCCTCCTGCTCTGTCAGGAAAAGAAAGGCCAAAATACTTAAGAGCATTCCCGGAATAGGCCCGGTCATTTCCGGGGTACTGATTTCCCAGATGCCCGAACTCGGACAGATCGGTCGCAAACAGATTGCGGCTCTGGCCGGTCTGGCTCCTTTTAACCGGGATAGCGGCAGAACCAGAGGCCGGAGGCACATTTATGGCGGAAGAGCCGCTGTAAGGTGCCAACTCCACATGGGCGTACTATCTGCCATACGATATAATTCGGCTATAAAAAAATTTTACAAACGTCTGATTGAAGCCGGAAAAATCCCAAAAGTGGCAATGGTTGCCTGTGCCCGGAAGCTCCTGGTTATTGCCAACACTATGATAAAGAACAATACCCTTTGGAGAGAAAATGATGCAAAAAACGCTTGA